A single Corynebacterium stationis DNA region contains:
- a CDS encoding DUF2269 domain-containing protein: MTSLLIAIHVLAAVLLMGPVMITVSAYQGQMMKAKDGDTKALGAATTLHRLTSQYGPISAIVPVAGIAIFLTNLSVFGTQGRFHISILLSVIAWVLLIAVIIPRQKKTLEALESGSNAVDFTKAKKQLSMFGGIFNLLWIITALLMFV; this comes from the coding sequence ATGACTTCACTACTTATCGCAATTCACGTTTTGGCTGCAGTCCTGTTGATGGGCCCAGTAATGATCACTGTATCGGCATACCAGGGCCAAATGATGAAGGCCAAAGACGGTGACACCAAAGCACTCGGCGCTGCAACCACTTTGCACCGTCTCACCAGCCAGTACGGCCCGATCTCCGCAATTGTTCCCGTTGCAGGTATCGCAATCTTCCTCACCAACCTGAGCGTATTCGGTACCCAGGGTCGTTTCCACATCTCGATTCTTCTGTCGGTCATCGCGTGGGTTCTGCTCATCGCCGTGATCATTCCACGTCAGAAAAAGACTTTGGAAGCTCTGGAATCTGGCAGCAACGCTGTCGATTTCACTAAGGCGAAGAAGCAGCTGTCGATGTTCGGCGGAATCTTCAACCTTTTGTGGATCATCACCGCACTGTTGATGTTTGTCTAA
- the hutU gene encoding urocanate hydratase — MSQPREVRAPRGTELNAKSWQTEAPLRMLMNNLDPEVAERPEDLVVYGGTGKAARNWEAFDAIVETLKDLESDETLLVQSGKPVGVWKTNEWAPRVLLANSNLVGDWANWEHFRKLEDEGLMMYGQMTAGSWIYIATQGILQGTYETFGAIARKRFNNTLAGTLTLTGGCGGMGGAQPLAVTLNGGAVLIVDVDETRLKRRQSKRYLDEVTTDIDEALKLALQAKEEKRALSVGLVGNAAEVFPEILRRHKAGEFTVDIVTDQTSAHDPLSYLPTEISVEDWHAEAKADPETFTKKARESMAAQVQAMMEFQDTGAEVFDYGNSIRDEARHAGYTRAFEFPGFVPAYIRPLFCEGLGPFRWAALSGDPEDIKVTDAALKELFPDNEHLHKWLNAAEEYVEFEGLPARICWLGYDERHKAGLLFNDLVREGKISAPIVIGRDHLDSGSVASPYRETEAMLDGTDAVADWPLLNAMTAVSSGATWVSIHHGGGVGMGRSIHAGQVSVADGTDLAAAKLRAVLTNDPGMGVIRHVDAGYNRAKEVADERGVRIPMEFHSRED, encoded by the coding sequence GTGTCTCAACCACGCGAAGTCCGCGCCCCACGCGGCACCGAACTCAACGCCAAGAGCTGGCAGACCGAAGCGCCTTTGCGCATGCTGATGAATAACCTGGACCCTGAGGTAGCTGAGCGCCCTGAGGACCTGGTGGTCTACGGCGGCACCGGCAAAGCAGCCCGCAACTGGGAAGCTTTCGACGCGATTGTGGAAACCCTCAAAGACCTCGAATCCGACGAGACCTTGCTGGTGCAATCCGGCAAGCCAGTCGGTGTATGGAAGACCAATGAGTGGGCACCGCGCGTGCTGCTGGCCAACTCCAATCTGGTCGGCGACTGGGCGAACTGGGAGCACTTCCGCAAACTCGAAGACGAAGGCCTGATGATGTACGGCCAGATGACCGCTGGTTCCTGGATTTACATCGCGACCCAAGGCATTTTGCAAGGAACCTATGAAACCTTCGGTGCGATTGCGCGTAAGCGTTTTAACAACACCTTGGCCGGCACGCTGACCTTGACCGGTGGCTGCGGCGGCATGGGTGGTGCCCAGCCTTTGGCAGTCACCTTAAACGGCGGTGCAGTTTTGATTGTGGACGTGGATGAAACCCGCCTCAAGCGCCGTCAGTCCAAGCGCTACTTGGATGAAGTAACCACCGATATCGACGAAGCGTTGAAGCTCGCGCTGCAGGCGAAGGAAGAAAAGCGCGCCCTTTCAGTCGGCCTTGTCGGCAATGCCGCTGAAGTATTCCCAGAGATTCTCCGCCGCCATAAGGCAGGGGAATTTACCGTCGATATTGTCACCGACCAGACCTCCGCGCACGATCCGTTGAGCTACCTGCCTACCGAAATCAGCGTCGAAGACTGGCACGCTGAGGCCAAGGCAGACCCGGAAACCTTCACCAAGAAGGCTCGCGAATCCATGGCGGCGCAGGTCCAGGCCATGATGGAATTCCAAGACACCGGCGCAGAAGTCTTCGACTACGGCAACTCCATCCGCGATGAAGCCCGTCACGCAGGCTATACTCGCGCATTCGAATTCCCGGGCTTTGTCCCTGCCTACATTCGCCCGCTATTCTGCGAGGGTCTCGGCCCATTCCGCTGGGCTGCACTTTCTGGCGACCCAGAAGACATCAAGGTCACCGATGCCGCGCTCAAGGAACTCTTCCCCGACAATGAGCATCTGCACAAGTGGCTCAACGCCGCTGAAGAATACGTGGAATTCGAAGGTCTGCCAGCACGTATCTGCTGGCTCGGCTATGACGAGCGCCACAAGGCTGGCCTGCTCTTTAATGATCTGGTGCGCGAAGGCAAGATTTCCGCACCGATCGTCATTGGCCGCGACCACCTCGACTCCGGCTCCGTGGCATCTCCATACCGTGAGACCGAAGCGATGCTCGATGGCACCGACGCGGTTGCCGACTGGCCACTGCTCAACGCCATGACCGCAGTTTCTTCCGGCGCAACCTGGGTATCCATCCACCACGGCGGTGGCGTAGGCATGGGTCGCTCCATCCACGCTGGCCAGGTATCTGTTGCCGATGGCACCGACTTGGCCGCGGCGAAGCTGCGCGCTGTGCTGACCAACGACCCTGGCATGGGTGTTATCCGCCATGTCGATGCCGGCTACAACCGCGCTAAGGAAGTCGCCGATGAGCGTGGCGTGCGCATCCCGATGGAATTTCACTCACGAGAAGACTAA
- the putP gene encoding sodium/proline symporter PutP yields MSQSTWYVIAIVIYLAVMLAIGFWSYKKTDKYDDYVLGGRGLHPFVAAMSAGASDMSGWLLMGLPGALFLTGMSELWIAIGLTVGAWANWKWVAPRLRSYSEIAGNSITVPSFFENRLRDNSRALRVIAAIIIIFFFTFYVSSGMVAGGRYFESTFNGDYLTGLLIVSAVTVIYTLVGGFLAVSYTDVVQGLMMFTALLIVPIMALVSLDNPSEIFSFAAENPYGTTGIENPNYFNMIAGVSAAAIIGNAAWGLGYFGQPHIIVRFMAMRKASDAKAGRAYGISWMFLSVTGAVFTAIIGTVFFTQNDYSITDQESFETIFLDMAQVMFHPLVAGLVLTAVLAAIMSTMSSQLLIVSSSLIEDLWKMVTNKELGEKTLISLSRGAVLVIAVIGGVLAINPSDSILGLVGFAWAGFGSAFGPLVLLALYWKRLNSKGAIAGMVTGAVVSMVWGMVPATSSLIYEIVPGFIAHVIVAVIVTLMTKEPAAEVQEEFDRAAKLAHMAAEDEDLDFEEAADKV; encoded by the coding sequence ATGAGTCAATCAACGTGGTACGTGATTGCCATTGTCATTTATCTGGCAGTCATGCTTGCCATCGGCTTTTGGAGCTACAAGAAAACCGATAAGTATGACGACTACGTCCTAGGTGGACGTGGCTTGCACCCATTCGTCGCAGCTATGTCGGCGGGCGCATCAGATATGTCCGGCTGGCTGCTCATGGGTCTGCCTGGTGCACTGTTCCTCACCGGTATGTCTGAATTGTGGATTGCCATTGGCCTGACTGTAGGTGCTTGGGCGAACTGGAAGTGGGTTGCGCCGCGACTGCGCTCCTACTCGGAAATTGCCGGCAACTCGATTACGGTTCCATCCTTCTTTGAGAACCGCCTTCGCGATAACTCCCGTGCACTACGCGTTATCGCCGCAATCATCATTATTTTCTTCTTCACCTTCTATGTCTCCTCCGGCATGGTGGCAGGCGGCCGCTACTTTGAGTCCACGTTCAATGGTGACTACTTGACCGGCTTGCTCATTGTCTCCGCTGTCACCGTCATCTACACCTTAGTAGGCGGCTTCTTGGCAGTGTCCTACACCGACGTTGTTCAGGGCTTGATGATGTTCACTGCCCTGCTCATCGTTCCAATCATGGCGCTGGTTTCTTTGGATAACCCATCAGAAATCTTCTCCTTCGCCGCTGAGAATCCTTATGGCACCACCGGAATTGAGAACCCGAACTACTTCAACATGATCGCCGGTGTTTCGGCTGCAGCCATCATCGGTAACGCTGCATGGGGCTTGGGCTACTTTGGCCAGCCACACATCATCGTCCGCTTCATGGCGATGCGTAAGGCTTCCGATGCCAAGGCCGGCCGCGCATACGGCATCTCCTGGATGTTCCTCTCCGTCACAGGTGCGGTATTTACCGCCATCATCGGTACGGTCTTCTTTACCCAGAACGACTACTCCATCACTGACCAAGAGTCCTTCGAAACCATCTTCTTGGACATGGCTCAGGTTATGTTCCACCCACTTGTTGCTGGCCTGGTTCTGACCGCTGTTCTGGCAGCAATCATGTCCACCATGTCTTCTCAGCTGCTGATCGTTTCCTCCTCCCTCATTGAGGACCTGTGGAAGATGGTCACCAACAAGGAGCTCGGCGAGAAGACTCTGATCAGCCTGTCCCGTGGCGCAGTTCTTGTCATCGCCGTTATCGGTGGTGTCCTTGCGATTAACCCATCCGACTCCATCCTGGGTCTGGTTGGCTTCGCTTGGGCAGGCTTCGGCTCCGCCTTCGGCCCACTGGTTCTGTTGGCTCTGTACTGGAAGCGTCTCAACTCCAAGGGTGCTATCGCCGGTATGGTCACCGGTGCTGTGGTTTCCATGGTCTGGGGCATGGTCCCAGCGACTTCCTCCCTGATCTACGAAATCGTTCCAGGCTTCATTGCCCACGTCATCGTTGCAGTTATTGTCACCCTGATGACCAAGGAACCTGCAGCTGAGGTCCAAGAAGAATTCGATCGCGCAGCCAAGCTTGCACACATGGCTGCTGAAGACGAAGACCTCGACTTCGAAGAAGCAGCCGACAAGGTCTAA
- a CDS encoding HNH endonuclease family protein, which produces MRHKVLGYDRSEFGNDWAVPLGSTCNTRQHVIFSQSAAATDCASESAELFDPYSQTHIPTSDIEVDHIFPLSAAWDHGAYAWDDETRKNFANDPLNLVATSRSLNQSKSDSLPDEWLPPHPAARCWYSERLAAIAAAYSLSLSEASLSTMKRQCQLGIPIPW; this is translated from the coding sequence ATGCGGCACAAAGTTTTAGGCTATGACCGCTCTGAATTCGGAAATGACTGGGCTGTCCCGCTCGGAAGCACATGCAATACCCGCCAGCACGTCATCTTTAGTCAGTCGGCGGCTGCCACCGACTGTGCATCGGAAAGCGCTGAGCTATTCGACCCCTACAGCCAAACCCACATCCCGACCTCAGACATTGAGGTTGACCACATCTTTCCGCTCTCTGCAGCATGGGACCACGGAGCTTATGCCTGGGACGATGAAACCCGAAAGAACTTCGCCAACGATCCACTTAATTTGGTCGCAACTTCTCGCTCGCTGAATCAGTCGAAGTCTGACAGCTTGCCCGACGAATGGCTCCCGCCCCACCCTGCTGCCAGGTGTTGGTATTCCGAACGGCTCGCTGCGATAGCTGCTGCATATTCTCTATCACTATCGGAAGCATCACTGAGCACCATGAAAAGGCAATGCCAGTTGGGCATTCCAATCCCGTGGTGA
- a CDS encoding sensor histidine kinase, which produces MKRLFVSLRFSIMVWIIMVVFAALASMIYFTDSLRRADVHDIANEAVEKTAVEVEAHSRLAGGHASSAQLIETYLSHEVPEANEVLVGVIDDRLVFQQLDSLTCPDVDARAFSPMVRSIVIGDESSGITDGIHWGKITVPSESGLDYVVVLVSTEQVYADLNRQTLIFAGLGLISLSLAAAIAWVISSRIIAPVRQVAHVAERISQSNLTTRVPVHGDDEVAQLARTFNHMMDRIDEAYRAQRQFIDDAGHELRTPITIVRGNLELLDTATPEERERSLELCISELDRMTRMVNDLLTLAIAESADSDFLNIEEVDLSQLTIDIDDKAHMLTNGRSEVVGIGEGTIACDPARITEAVLEFVRNAAKYSPQDSPIRITSSIDGTHARFCVTDFGPGVEKSQQEALFQRFHRGTLEKKEQPQGNKAVPGSGSKGAGLGLSIVQAIAQAHGGRVIISSPEGAENKSQGATFGIEIPIESTVTR; this is translated from the coding sequence ATGAAAAGGCTTTTTGTCTCCCTCCGATTCTCCATCATGGTGTGGATCATCATGGTGGTGTTCGCGGCGCTGGCGTCGATGATTTACTTCACCGACTCTTTGCGCCGCGCTGACGTGCACGATATTGCTAATGAAGCTGTAGAGAAAACAGCTGTCGAAGTCGAAGCACATTCACGCCTTGCGGGAGGGCATGCATCAAGCGCGCAGTTGATTGAGACCTATCTGAGCCACGAGGTACCGGAGGCCAATGAGGTCCTGGTTGGCGTTATTGATGATCGCTTGGTGTTCCAGCAGCTAGATTCGTTGACGTGCCCAGATGTTGATGCGCGTGCTTTTAGCCCCATGGTGCGCTCCATTGTCATAGGTGATGAAAGTTCAGGTATTACTGATGGAATTCACTGGGGCAAGATTACGGTGCCATCGGAAAGCGGCTTGGACTACGTTGTGGTCTTGGTGTCTACCGAGCAGGTTTATGCCGACCTTAATCGGCAAACACTTATATTTGCAGGGCTGGGACTGATTAGTCTGAGCTTGGCCGCGGCAATCGCGTGGGTTATTTCTTCTCGTATTATTGCTCCGGTGCGCCAGGTGGCTCACGTTGCGGAGCGGATCTCGCAGTCGAATCTGACTACCCGGGTGCCGGTGCATGGCGATGACGAAGTCGCGCAGCTAGCACGCACTTTCAATCACATGATGGACCGTATCGATGAGGCTTATCGCGCACAGCGGCAATTCATTGATGATGCGGGGCATGAGCTGCGCACCCCGATTACAATTGTGCGCGGCAATCTAGAACTACTCGATACGGCAACGCCTGAAGAACGCGAACGATCTTTGGAGTTGTGTATTTCAGAACTGGACCGCATGACGCGCATGGTCAACGACCTTTTGACGTTGGCGATTGCAGAATCGGCGGATTCTGATTTCTTGAATATTGAGGAAGTAGATCTATCGCAGCTGACCATCGATATCGATGACAAGGCGCATATGTTGACCAATGGTCGCTCGGAAGTCGTCGGAATTGGTGAGGGCACCATAGCGTGCGACCCGGCGCGCATTACCGAGGCAGTCTTGGAGTTCGTCCGTAATGCTGCAAAGTACAGCCCGCAGGATTCACCAATTCGTATCACCAGCAGCATTGACGGTACGCATGCGCGGTTTTGCGTGACAGATTTTGGCCCCGGGGTCGAAAAATCGCAGCAGGAGGCGCTATTCCAGCGTTTTCACCGCGGGACATTAGAAAAGAAAGAACAGCCTCAGGGCAATAAAGCCGTGCCCGGTTCTGGGAGCAAGGGGGCAGGCCTTGGGCTTTCCATCGTCCAAGCCATTGCCCAAGCACATGGTGGCCGGGTAATAATCAGCTCCCCGGAGGGGGCAGAGAATAAGTCGCAGGGTGCGACGTTTGGTATTGAAATTCCTATTGAAAGCACAGTGACACGATGA
- a CDS encoding amidohydrolase family protein — translation MKLFKNISELRTVSDAGTIKDAALIEEDGIIRWVGIATDVPAEFAEAETIDCGNRAVLPGWVDSHTHMIFDGNRAEEFEARMAGADYAAGGIAVTMEATRSAGAQRLEKLLVERIQAGHAGGTTTFETKTGYGLNTESELEAAQVAALHADDVTFLGAHLVPPGADAEEYVDEVVGPMLEQVAPHVDWIDVFCERGAFNEAQSRRVLEAGKKAGLGLRVHGNQLGDGPGVQLAVELGAASVDHVNYLTDEDVSALAGSGTVATMLPACDLSTRQPLVDARRLLDAGATVAIASNLNPGTSFTSSMNYCVTTAVLQQYMSLDEAIEAATLGGAKALRRNAVSTDGGSGSGLDAKGRPAKGQLVVGAACDLHILDAVNAINLAYRPGMPATYQTWLAGKKVYSSR, via the coding sequence ATGAAACTGTTCAAGAATATCTCAGAGCTGCGCACCGTCTCTGATGCTGGCACCATCAAAGACGCCGCGCTGATAGAAGAAGACGGCATTATCCGCTGGGTCGGCATAGCCACGGACGTGCCTGCTGAATTCGCGGAAGCCGAAACTATCGACTGCGGCAACCGCGCAGTACTTCCTGGCTGGGTGGATTCGCATACGCACATGATTTTCGACGGCAACCGCGCCGAAGAATTCGAAGCGCGGATGGCCGGTGCCGACTACGCTGCCGGTGGCATCGCTGTGACTATGGAAGCGACTCGGTCTGCCGGTGCGCAGCGCTTGGAGAAGCTCCTGGTAGAGCGCATCCAAGCAGGTCACGCCGGTGGCACCACCACCTTCGAAACCAAGACTGGCTACGGGCTAAACACCGAATCGGAGTTGGAGGCCGCGCAAGTGGCAGCTCTTCACGCCGATGACGTGACCTTCTTAGGCGCCCACTTGGTTCCCCCCGGGGCAGACGCGGAAGAATACGTCGATGAAGTCGTCGGCCCCATGTTGGAGCAGGTCGCACCGCATGTGGACTGGATTGACGTCTTTTGTGAACGTGGCGCTTTCAACGAGGCCCAGTCGCGCCGGGTATTAGAGGCCGGTAAGAAAGCTGGCTTGGGACTTCGCGTTCATGGCAATCAGCTTGGCGATGGCCCCGGTGTCCAGCTCGCCGTCGAACTCGGTGCCGCATCTGTTGACCACGTCAACTATCTCACGGATGAGGATGTTTCGGCACTCGCTGGCTCTGGCACGGTAGCGACCATGCTCCCGGCATGTGATCTGTCGACGCGGCAGCCGCTTGTCGATGCCCGCCGGCTTCTCGATGCCGGCGCCACCGTCGCGATTGCCTCGAATCTCAATCCAGGCACAAGTTTCACCTCGTCGATGAATTACTGCGTTACCACTGCGGTGCTGCAGCAATACATGAGCTTGGACGAAGCTATCGAGGCAGCCACCTTAGGCGGTGCGAAAGCGCTGCGCCGCAACGCAGTATCGACCGATGGCGGCAGTGGCAGCGGACTTGACGCAAAGGGCCGTCCTGCCAAAGGCCAGCTGGTTGTTGGCGCGGCATGCGACCTGCATATCCTCGATGCTGTCAACGCGATTAACCTGGCATACCGTCCCGGCATGCCCGCGACCTACCAGACATGGCTGGCGGGAAAGAAGGTCTACAGCAGCCGGTAA
- a CDS encoding response regulator transcription factor, whose product MSRILIVEDDQDIASFIKRGLEAEGYACDIADNGALALGLAQSNSYQLVVLDLSLPLLDGTDVLTKLRAAGVDVPVIVLTARTALKDRVRALEGGANDYMPKPFQFAELLARVRLRLQDSAPAVEPTGATGANEYGTLNHGELTLDIREHRVLVDGKWKDLSRRELGLLETFMRHPRMVLSRAQLLSQVWGLDFDPGSNVVDVYIATLRKKIGAQRLETIRGAGYRLL is encoded by the coding sequence ATGAGCCGGATTTTAATTGTTGAAGATGACCAAGACATCGCAAGCTTTATCAAACGCGGGCTAGAAGCCGAAGGCTACGCGTGCGATATCGCAGATAATGGCGCGTTGGCGCTGGGGTTGGCGCAGTCCAATTCGTATCAGCTGGTCGTTTTGGACTTGTCGCTTCCGCTTCTCGATGGCACCGATGTGCTCACCAAACTGCGCGCCGCAGGGGTCGATGTCCCGGTTATTGTGTTGACTGCCCGCACGGCACTAAAAGATCGGGTGCGCGCGCTCGAAGGCGGGGCGAATGATTATATGCCGAAGCCTTTCCAGTTCGCGGAGTTGCTCGCGCGCGTGCGGTTGCGCCTGCAAGACTCAGCACCTGCAGTGGAGCCTACGGGCGCCACTGGGGCGAATGAATACGGCACCCTAAACCATGGGGAGCTCACCTTGGATATTCGCGAACATCGGGTGCTTGTCGATGGCAAATGGAAGGACCTCTCGCGTCGCGAGCTTGGCCTGTTGGAGACTTTTATGCGCCACCCGCGCATGGTGTTATCCCGCGCGCAGCTACTAAGCCAAGTGTGGGGTCTTGATTTCGACCCCGGTTCGAACGTGGTGGATGTGTATATTGCGACGCTGCGCAAAAAGATTGGTGCGCAGCGTCTTGAAACCATCCGCGGGGCCGGTTACCGGCTGCTGTAG
- a CDS encoding DEAD/DEAH box helicase, with the protein MSITDNATGGEMEPEDNFNQSESQDKTQGDAVDTAQVTGAADTSEDTGAEDKNSANDNPQGFANLGLPDNVQDAVAKVGYTTPSPIQAETIPILMEGRDVVGLAQTGTGKTAAFALPVLSQIDTNARHPQALVLAPTRELALQVADSFQSFASHLGRIDVLPIYGGQAYGIQLSGLRRGAQVIVGTPGRVIDHLEKGSLDISQLRFLVLDEADEMLNMGFQEDVERILADTPEEKQVALFSATMPNSIRRLSKKYLNNPAEVTVKTERRTNDNIKQRFLLTPHRAKLDAFTRILEVTDYDAMIVFCRTKHETEEVAEKLRDAGYNAAAINGDIAQNQRERTVDQLKDGRLDILVATDVAARGLDVDRITHVINFDIPNDTESYVHRIGRTGRAGRTGEAILFVTPRERRMLRSIERVTNARLEEMELPTVDEVNAKRKENFANQITEVLGDGQMELFRGLVRKYSETNNVAMDDIAAALAVKLQGGADFLVKDMPAPKRDRRDRDRFDRDDRGDRGGRGRDRDRGGRDRFDRDDRGGRHERRNDGDFETYRLDVGKRQNVRPGAIVGAIANEGGLSAKDFGRITIAVGHTLVDLPKKMDPSVLDRLSDTRISGQLINIKKDTGRPPRDRDFDDRGGRGDRGGRGGRGGRDFRGGDRDRGGRGRWRD; encoded by the coding sequence ATGAGCATTACCGATAACGCCACCGGCGGCGAAATGGAGCCGGAAGATAACTTTAACCAGTCGGAATCTCAGGATAAAACGCAAGGTGATGCAGTAGATACTGCACAGGTCACCGGGGCTGCGGATACTTCTGAGGACACCGGCGCTGAGGATAAGAACTCAGCCAACGATAATCCCCAGGGGTTCGCCAATTTAGGTCTTCCTGACAACGTTCAGGACGCCGTAGCCAAGGTTGGATACACAACCCCTTCACCAATTCAAGCTGAAACCATCCCAATTTTGATGGAAGGCCGCGACGTAGTCGGCCTCGCACAAACTGGTACTGGTAAGACGGCCGCTTTCGCGCTGCCAGTCTTGTCCCAAATCGATACCAATGCTCGCCATCCGCAGGCATTGGTGCTGGCTCCAACCCGTGAGCTTGCGCTGCAGGTCGCAGATTCATTCCAGTCATTTGCAAGCCATTTGGGACGCATCGATGTGCTGCCGATTTACGGCGGACAGGCCTACGGCATTCAGCTTTCGGGCCTTCGCCGTGGCGCACAAGTCATCGTGGGTACACCAGGTCGTGTCATTGACCACCTGGAAAAGGGTTCTCTGGATATTTCCCAGCTGCGTTTCCTGGTACTCGACGAAGCAGACGAGATGTTGAACATGGGCTTCCAGGAAGATGTTGAGCGAATCCTCGCTGACACTCCGGAAGAAAAGCAGGTCGCACTGTTCTCGGCAACCATGCCAAACAGTATTCGTCGCCTGTCGAAGAAGTACTTGAACAATCCTGCAGAGGTCACTGTCAAGACTGAACGACGCACGAATGACAACATTAAGCAGCGCTTCTTGTTGACCCCGCACCGCGCAAAGCTCGATGCTTTCACTCGCATCTTGGAAGTAACAGACTACGACGCAATGATCGTGTTCTGCCGCACCAAGCATGAGACTGAAGAAGTTGCAGAAAAGCTTCGCGATGCAGGCTACAACGCCGCAGCCATCAACGGCGATATCGCGCAGAATCAGCGTGAGCGCACCGTTGACCAGCTCAAGGATGGCCGTCTGGACATCCTGGTTGCTACCGACGTTGCAGCACGTGGTCTCGACGTTGACCGCATTACGCACGTGATCAACTTCGATATTCCAAACGACACCGAGTCTTATGTTCACCGCATCGGCCGTACTGGCCGTGCTGGACGTACCGGTGAAGCGATTTTGTTCGTTACTCCTCGTGAGCGCCGTATGCTGCGTTCCATCGAGCGTGTTACCAACGCACGTTTGGAAGAGATGGAGTTGCCAACCGTTGACGAAGTCAACGCAAAGCGCAAGGAAAACTTCGCTAACCAAATCACCGAGGTTCTCGGCGATGGCCAGATGGAACTCTTCCGTGGCCTAGTTCGCAAGTACTCCGAGACCAACAACGTTGCGATGGACGATATCGCTGCTGCATTAGCAGTGAAGCTCCAAGGTGGCGCAGACTTCCTAGTCAAGGACATGCCTGCTCCTAAGCGCGACCGTCGTGACCGTGACCGCTTTGATCGTGATGACCGTGGTGATCGCGGTGGACGCGGACGTGACCGCGACCGTGGTGGCCGTGACCGTTTCGACCGCGACGATCGTGGTGGACGTCATGAGCGCCGCAACGATGGTGACTTTGAGACTTACCGTCTTGACGTTGGTAAGCGCCAAAATGTTCGTCCAGGTGCAATTGTTGGCGCTATCGCCAATGAGGGTGGCCTGTCCGCTAAGGACTTCGGCCGCATCACCATTGCAGTTGGCCACACTTTGGTGGATCTGCCAAAGAAGATGGACCCATCCGTCTTGGATCGTCTGAGCGATACTCGCATCTCCGGTCAGTTGATCAATATCAAGAAGGATACTGGTCGCCCACCTCGTGACCGCGACTTCGATGACCGTGGTGGTCGTGGTGACCGTGGTGGACGCGGCGGCCGTGGCGGACGTGACTTCCGTGGTGGCGACCGTGACCGTGGCGGACGCGGACGCTGGCGCGACTAA